Proteins from one Pontibacter korlensis genomic window:
- a CDS encoding response regulator, with amino-acid sequence MAESKTILIAEDSSVILNLTKKILELQNYKILTAKNGGEVIKQVEGNKIDAILMDLNIPVKNGMDCTKEIRASKDPEIANIPIIAVTGNANNYSMEDFKAVGINDYLPKPLDFDMLVETVKKYTVK; translated from the coding sequence ATGGCAGAAAGCAAGACTATTTTGATCGCTGAGGATAGCTCTGTGATCCTGAACCTAACGAAGAAGATCCTGGAACTGCAGAACTACAAGATCCTGACAGCCAAGAACGGCGGCGAGGTGATCAAGCAGGTAGAGGGTAACAAGATCGACGCTATCTTGATGGACCTGAACATCCCGGTGAAAAACGGTATGGACTGCACCAAAGAAATTCGCGCTAGCAAAGACCCTGAGATCGCTAACATCCCGATTATTGCTGTAACTGGCAACGCCAACAACTACAGCATGGAAGATTTCAAGGCTGTTGGCATTAACGACTATCTGCCTAAGCCTCTGGATTTTGATATGTTGGTAGAAACAGTTAAGAAGTATACCGTAAAGTAA
- a CDS encoding MBL fold metallo-hydrolase: MKITLLGTGTSQGVPVIGCTCEVCRSVDYRDRRLRVSVHLQVDGKSIIIDSGPDFRQQVLRERIKTLDALVFTHEHKDHTAGLDDIRAYNFTQHKDMPLYGEERVLEQLKREFSYIFSDYKYPGIPQVKLHPITDEPFKVEGVPFIPIRVMHYKLPVLGYRIGDFTYITDANFISEPEKEKVRGSKVIVLDALRHEPHISHFSLKEAVALLEELQPEQAYLTHISHLMGLHREVELQLPDFIRLGYDGLQIEV, translated from the coding sequence TTGAAGATAACATTACTAGGCACAGGCACCTCGCAAGGCGTACCAGTTATTGGGTGCACTTGCGAGGTTTGCCGTTCTGTAGACTATCGTGATCGGCGCCTGCGCGTGTCGGTGCACCTTCAGGTCGATGGCAAGAGTATCATCATCGACTCTGGCCCCGACTTCCGGCAGCAGGTACTGCGTGAGCGAATCAAAACGCTCGACGCCCTGGTGTTTACGCACGAGCATAAAGATCACACCGCTGGCCTTGATGATATCCGCGCGTATAACTTCACCCAGCATAAAGACATGCCCCTGTACGGCGAAGAGCGTGTGCTGGAGCAGCTAAAGCGCGAGTTCTCCTACATCTTCTCCGACTACAAGTACCCTGGTATTCCGCAAGTGAAGTTGCACCCTATTACAGATGAGCCTTTCAAGGTGGAGGGTGTGCCGTTTATTCCTATCCGGGTGATGCATTATAAGCTACCTGTACTAGGCTACCGCATCGGCGACTTTACCTACATCACAGACGCCAACTTTATTTCAGAACCAGAGAAAGAAAAAGTACGTGGCTCTAAGGTAATCGTCCTAGATGCCCTTCGCCACGAACCGCATATTTCTCACTTCTCGCTAAAAGAGGCTGTTGCCTTGTTAGAGGAGCTGCAGCCAGAGCAGGCATACCTTACCCACATCAGCCACTTGATGGGGCTGCACCGCGAGGTAGAACTTCAACTGCCTGACTTCATCAGGCTCGGCTACGATGGCCTTCAGATAGAAGTATAG
- a CDS encoding NFACT RNA binding domain-containing protein — MHLNFYFLRQLSQALRPKLVGMQAVTAFSQNKDELVLGFAREAEQLYIRAQLSSQFTSLSFPAEFRRARANSVELMQDMQGQTVEDMVQHQNERSFYLKLSGGYLLLFKLFGNRSNIILYQGQEAVELFQNKFGADAELNPRQMDRPLQQNYAAFEAAQGNLRKVYPTFGEIPVLYLEELGYSQASLEQKWELVQDMLDVLEAPKAYYIIRLQGRLRLSLLPLGEVLYTYASPLDAADQYTRLYLSETGFERQYEQAKQQLERKRQVTQTVMEQSGQKLQELRHDRSYSQTADVIMANLTNIPPRATEVKLYDFYTDQTRSYKLKQNETPQKFAERLYRKAKNQHVEVKQLEEKVERKLEELIVLEDALQALAEAENYKQLKAFLRAYNHLLGTKQQEQQQIPFRVFESEGFKILVGKSAQNNDQLTQRHTYKEDLWLHAKDVSGSHVIIKHQAGKTIPNTVLEKAAQLAAYYSKRKTDSLCPVIYTPKKWVRKPKGSPPGSVVVEREKVLLVKPENPFAKV, encoded by the coding sequence ATGCATCTCAACTTTTACTTTTTACGGCAACTCTCTCAAGCGCTACGCCCCAAACTGGTGGGAATGCAGGCTGTTACTGCTTTTAGCCAGAACAAGGACGAGCTGGTACTTGGCTTTGCCCGTGAGGCAGAGCAACTATACATCAGGGCGCAGTTAAGCTCACAGTTTACTTCTCTATCCTTCCCTGCCGAGTTTAGGAGGGCGCGTGCCAACAGCGTAGAGCTGATGCAGGACATGCAGGGGCAAACTGTTGAAGATATGGTGCAGCATCAGAACGAACGCAGCTTTTACCTGAAGCTTTCAGGTGGTTACCTCCTGCTCTTCAAACTGTTCGGTAACCGCTCCAATATCATTTTGTATCAGGGCCAGGAGGCTGTAGAGCTATTCCAAAATAAGTTTGGCGCCGATGCCGAGTTGAACCCACGGCAGATGGACCGCCCCTTGCAGCAGAACTATGCTGCTTTCGAGGCTGCACAAGGTAATCTGCGTAAGGTGTATCCTACATTCGGTGAGATTCCTGTTTTATACTTAGAGGAGCTTGGCTATAGCCAAGCTAGCCTAGAGCAGAAATGGGAGCTGGTACAAGATATGCTAGATGTGCTGGAGGCACCCAAGGCATACTACATCATCCGCCTGCAGGGTAGGTTACGGCTGTCGCTATTGCCTTTGGGCGAAGTGCTTTATACTTATGCTAGCCCCCTAGATGCAGCAGACCAGTATACCCGCCTATACTTATCTGAGACAGGTTTTGAGCGACAGTATGAACAGGCCAAACAACAGCTGGAGCGTAAGAGGCAGGTAACACAAACTGTTATGGAGCAGAGTGGGCAAAAGCTGCAGGAGCTTCGCCACGACCGTTCCTACTCCCAAACGGCAGATGTGATTATGGCCAACCTCACCAATATTCCGCCCCGCGCAACAGAGGTTAAACTTTATGATTTCTATACCGACCAAACCCGCTCCTATAAGCTAAAGCAAAACGAAACGCCACAGAAGTTTGCTGAGCGGCTCTATCGTAAGGCTAAAAACCAGCATGTGGAGGTAAAGCAACTGGAGGAGAAGGTGGAGCGCAAGCTGGAGGAGCTTATCGTACTGGAGGATGCGTTACAGGCACTGGCTGAGGCGGAGAATTATAAACAGTTAAAGGCTTTCCTGCGAGCGTACAATCATCTACTTGGCACCAAACAGCAAGAGCAGCAGCAGATTCCGTTCAGGGTGTTCGAGAGCGAAGGCTTTAAAATACTGGTGGGTAAAAGTGCGCAGAATAACGACCAACTTACGCAGCGCCATACTTACAAAGAAGACCTTTGGCTACACGCTAAAGATGTGTCCGGCTCTCACGTGATCATCAAACACCAGGCAGGTAAAACTATACCTAATACAGTTTTGGAGAAAGCAGCACAACTGGCTGCCTATTATAGCAAGCGTAAAACCGACTCACTGTGCCCTGTTATTTACACCCCTAAAAAGTGGGTGCGTAAACCCAAAGGCTCTCCTCCTGGCTCTGTGGTGGTTGAACGTGAGAAGGTGTTGCTGGTAAAGCCGGAGAATCCTTTTGCTAAAGTATAG
- a CDS encoding NUDIX hydrolase, with translation MSTNHNNTPQPWKILKSDMVVDEKWYKLRRDEVELPNGLVMDDYYVSVRPNVALVFPVTEDNQVIFVRQYKHAAGSIFIELPGGVIDEHEVEPLEAAKRELLEETGYTSDEVEPLLEVIDNPTKDTNKIYYFLARNVHQVAEQDLDVSENIEVLKVPLEEVENMILSGKVNVAGSIALSLLALRKLGA, from the coding sequence ATGTCAACTAATCATAACAACACACCACAGCCCTGGAAGATACTAAAGTCAGACATGGTGGTGGATGAAAAATGGTACAAATTACGCCGGGATGAGGTAGAGTTGCCTAATGGCTTGGTGATGGATGACTACTATGTGAGCGTTCGACCGAATGTGGCGCTGGTATTCCCCGTGACGGAGGATAACCAGGTGATTTTTGTGCGCCAGTACAAGCATGCGGCCGGCAGTATCTTTATAGAATTGCCTGGTGGTGTGATAGATGAACACGAAGTAGAACCACTGGAAGCTGCTAAGCGCGAACTGTTAGAAGAAACAGGCTATACTTCTGATGAAGTAGAACCGCTGCTGGAGGTTATAGACAACCCAACAAAGGACACCAACAAAATCTACTACTTCCTGGCCCGAAACGTGCATCAGGTAGCCGAGCAGGATCTGGATGTGAGTGAAAATATTGAGGTGCTGAAGGTGCCGCTGGAAGAAGTGGAAAACATGATCCTGAGCGGTAAGGTTAATGTGGCTGGCTCCATAGCCCTAAGCCTACTGGCGCTGCGAAAGCTAGGTGCTTAG
- a CDS encoding TIGR04290 family methyltransferase, translated as MTEIEALAPWFHNLHLPNGEQTAPNHFLGDFPKFKWLELEPYIPEDLSGWEVLDIGCNAGFYSIELARRGANVLGIDVDPHYLRQAAWAAKQFGLEDKIELKQMQVYDVARLDRQFDLIWYMGVLYHLRYPLLSLDILSQKCRRQMVFQTLTMPGNEAADTPEDFGINDRKRMLDDSWPKMAFIEKRMAGDITNWWAPNHAAIEAMMRSCGFRVKDRPGHELYILEVDEQLKKDQQWNLSEYLSATGQDWTEAVQQKVENKNTYMVGQNGKHD; from the coding sequence ATGACGGAGATAGAAGCCCTGGCGCCCTGGTTCCATAACCTCCACCTGCCAAATGGAGAGCAAACTGCACCCAATCACTTTTTAGGGGATTTTCCCAAGTTCAAGTGGCTGGAACTGGAGCCGTATATTCCCGAGGACCTGTCGGGTTGGGAGGTGCTGGATATTGGCTGTAACGCTGGTTTCTATAGTATAGAGCTGGCCAGAAGAGGAGCCAATGTACTCGGTATAGATGTGGACCCACATTACCTGCGACAAGCAGCATGGGCGGCAAAGCAGTTCGGGCTGGAGGATAAGATTGAGCTCAAGCAGATGCAGGTTTACGATGTGGCCCGCCTCGACCGTCAGTTCGACCTGATCTGGTACATGGGCGTGCTCTACCACCTGCGCTACCCGCTGCTGTCTTTGGATATCCTATCGCAGAAATGTCGCCGCCAGATGGTCTTCCAGACCCTTACCATGCCCGGCAATGAGGCTGCTGACACACCGGAGGATTTTGGCATCAACGATCGCAAACGCATGCTGGACGACAGCTGGCCTAAAATGGCCTTTATCGAAAAGCGCATGGCTGGCGATATTACCAACTGGTGGGCACCTAACCATGCTGCCATCGAGGCTATGATGCGCTCCTGCGGCTTTAGAGTAAAAGATCGTCCGGGGCACGAGCTGTACATTCTGGAAGTAGACGAGCAGCTCAAGAAGGACCAGCAGTGGAACCTGTCGGAGTATCTGTCTGCCACGGGGCAGGACTGGACAGAAGCTGTGCAGCAAAAAGTGGAAAACAAAAATACCTACATGGTCGGCCAAAACGGCAAACACGATTAG
- a CDS encoding CgeB family protein has protein sequence MNIVILGLSITSSWGNGHATTFRGLVRELNNQGHYITFLERDVPWYAGNRDLPNPEYCQTELYNSLEDLKNRFTEEVREADMVIVGSYVPEGVQVGEWVVKAARGIKAFYDIDTPVTLAKLERADYEYLHPNLIPTYDLYLSFTGGPTLDLLEQKYGSPKARPLYCSFDPTLYYPELVEAKWDLGYLGTYSDDRQPPLDKLMLEAARQWPDGRFVVAGPQYPASIKWPKNVQHIHHLPPLDHRSFYNSQRFTMNITRADMIKAGYAPSVRLFEAAACSTPIISDYWEGLDTFFQPGTEILIARDTKDTLRYMREICKSERKLIGERARKKVMARHTAAHRAKELVSYAEELMTVQKPFASSPASVSQAL, from the coding sequence ATGAATATCGTCATTCTAGGCTTATCCATCACCTCCAGTTGGGGCAACGGCCACGCCACCACCTTCAGAGGCTTGGTAAGAGAGCTTAATAACCAGGGCCACTATATTACCTTTTTAGAACGCGATGTGCCTTGGTACGCTGGTAACCGCGATCTACCTAATCCTGAATACTGCCAGACAGAGCTATATAACTCACTGGAAGACCTTAAAAACCGCTTTACAGAAGAGGTGCGCGAGGCCGATATGGTGATAGTTGGTTCCTATGTGCCTGAGGGTGTGCAGGTAGGGGAGTGGGTGGTGAAAGCTGCCCGAGGCATCAAAGCTTTCTACGACATTGATACTCCGGTAACACTGGCTAAACTGGAACGAGCGGATTACGAATACCTACACCCTAACCTAATACCAACGTACGACCTGTACTTGTCCTTTACCGGAGGCCCAACGCTGGACCTGCTGGAGCAAAAGTATGGCTCGCCTAAAGCACGTCCATTGTACTGTTCCTTCGATCCTACCCTCTATTACCCAGAGTTGGTAGAGGCGAAGTGGGACCTGGGTTATCTTGGCACTTACTCTGATGACCGCCAGCCACCGTTGGACAAACTGATGCTGGAGGCAGCTCGCCAGTGGCCGGACGGAAGATTTGTAGTGGCTGGTCCGCAATATCCTGCAAGTATAAAGTGGCCTAAAAACGTGCAGCATATTCACCATCTGCCACCCCTCGATCACCGTAGTTTCTATAACAGCCAGCGCTTCACCATGAACATCACCCGCGCTGATATGATCAAAGCGGGATATGCGCCAAGCGTGCGCCTGTTTGAAGCTGCCGCATGCAGCACACCTATCATTTCGGATTACTGGGAAGGCCTGGATACCTTCTTCCAGCCGGGAACTGAAATCCTTATCGCCCGCGACACTAAGGACACTTTGAGATACATGCGCGAAATCTGTAAGTCAGAGCGCAAGCTGATAGGGGAACGCGCCCGCAAGAAAGTGATGGCAAGGCATACGGCTGCGCATCGTGCAAAAGAGTTGGTAAGCTATGCTGAGGAGCTGATGACGGTTCAAAAACCATTCGCATCCAGCCCGGCCAGCGTAAGCCAGGCTTTATAA
- a CDS encoding CgeB family protein: MKNKKLNIAFFGSSLVSAYWNGAATYYRGIVRALSERGHHVTFYEPDAYDRQQNRDMEDPDWATVVVYEATEEAAYKCLEAAASADMVVKASGVGVFDELLEREVLKLQTEERLVVFWDVDAPATLDRVHHNPDDEFLQLIPQYDMVLTYGGGDPVVTAYEALGAKKCVPIYNALDTATHFPVEPDPRFACDLAFLGNRLPDREARVDEFFLKPAALELNKKFIIGGSGWGDKQMTDNVHYVGHVYTKDHNAFNSTPKAVLNISRESMARYGFSPATRVFEAAGAGACIITDYWEGIDFFFEPGKEILVAKDGAQVAEIMANLSAEKAKVIGEAAYKKVLAAHTYHHRAEQLEKLLYAKVKFTNEALA; this comes from the coding sequence ATGAAGAATAAGAAGTTAAACATCGCCTTTTTCGGCTCTAGCCTTGTTTCTGCCTACTGGAATGGTGCCGCTACCTACTACAGAGGTATTGTGCGGGCCCTGAGTGAGCGTGGTCACCATGTTACGTTCTATGAGCCTGATGCCTACGACCGCCAGCAAAACCGTGACATGGAAGACCCGGATTGGGCAACAGTAGTCGTATATGAGGCCACTGAGGAGGCTGCTTATAAATGTCTGGAAGCGGCTGCCAGTGCTGACATGGTGGTAAAAGCCAGCGGCGTGGGTGTGTTTGATGAACTGCTGGAGCGCGAGGTGCTCAAGCTTCAGACCGAAGAACGCCTGGTGGTGTTTTGGGATGTAGATGCCCCGGCTACCCTGGATCGTGTACACCATAACCCGGATGATGAGTTCCTGCAGTTGATCCCGCAGTATGATATGGTGCTGACCTATGGCGGCGGAGACCCTGTAGTAACTGCCTATGAAGCGCTTGGAGCTAAAAAGTGCGTGCCCATCTATAATGCACTGGATACTGCCACCCACTTTCCCGTGGAACCTGACCCACGCTTCGCCTGTGATTTAGCCTTCTTGGGCAACCGCCTGCCAGACCGTGAGGCGCGGGTGGATGAGTTTTTCCTCAAGCCTGCCGCACTGGAACTAAATAAGAAGTTCATTATCGGGGGCAGCGGCTGGGGCGATAAGCAGATGACCGACAACGTGCACTACGTGGGGCACGTGTACACCAAAGATCATAACGCGTTTAACTCTACTCCGAAAGCAGTGCTTAACATAAGCCGTGAGAGTATGGCTCGCTACGGTTTTTCGCCGGCTACACGTGTTTTTGAGGCTGCCGGAGCCGGAGCTTGCATCATTACAGATTACTGGGAAGGCATCGATTTCTTCTTTGAGCCGGGTAAAGAAATACTTGTTGCCAAGGATGGAGCTCAAGTAGCAGAAATAATGGCCAATTTATCTGCAGAAAAGGCAAAAGTAATCGGAGAAGCTGCGTATAAGAAAGTATTGGCTGCGCACACTTACCATCACCGCGCAGAGCAACTTGAAAAACTTCTATACGCAAAAGTAAAATTTACAAACGAAGCATTGGCATGA
- a CDS encoding CgeB family protein, which translates to MNITLFYHSILSDWNHGNAHFLRGIVRELEERGHQVQVFEPENGWSLQNLVEGYGKEKLDELQAYYPGISTNFYTLKSINLDEVLANADLVLVHEWNEHELVKRIGAHRANGGKYKLLFHDTHHRAVTERESMAKYELTHYDGVLAFGQKIRDLYLQEGWTRKAWTWHEAADTSVFYPHERKDFEGDLVWIGNWGDEERTAELHEFLINPVKELGLKAKIYGVRYPEHARKALADAGIEYGGWLPNYKAAGEFAKYKVTVHVPRRPYVEALPGIPTIRPFEAMACGIPLISSPWDDAENLFTPGEDFLVARNGEEMKAHLQTIINQPEKAKEVAARGLETIRNRHTCAHRVNELEKVCQELGITESKIYLTQKEQILNEE; encoded by the coding sequence ATGAACATCACCCTTTTCTACCACTCCATACTTTCTGACTGGAACCACGGCAACGCACACTTTCTGCGTGGCATTGTGCGTGAGCTTGAGGAGCGGGGACATCAGGTACAGGTATTCGAGCCGGAAAACGGTTGGAGCCTCCAGAACCTGGTAGAAGGTTATGGCAAGGAGAAACTAGACGAGCTACAAGCTTACTACCCGGGCATCAGCACTAATTTTTACACTTTGAAAAGTATAAACCTGGATGAGGTGCTGGCCAATGCTGACCTTGTGCTGGTACATGAGTGGAACGAGCACGAACTGGTGAAGCGCATTGGTGCGCATCGTGCCAATGGCGGTAAGTATAAACTACTGTTCCACGATACGCATCACCGTGCCGTAACAGAGCGTGAAAGCATGGCCAAGTATGAGCTGACACATTATGATGGTGTGCTGGCGTTCGGGCAGAAGATCCGTGATTTGTACTTGCAGGAAGGCTGGACCCGGAAAGCCTGGACCTGGCACGAAGCCGCGGACACATCTGTTTTCTATCCCCACGAGCGAAAGGATTTTGAAGGTGACCTGGTTTGGATTGGAAACTGGGGAGATGAGGAGCGTACTGCTGAACTGCATGAGTTCCTGATCAATCCGGTAAAGGAGCTGGGCCTGAAAGCTAAAATCTACGGCGTCCGCTACCCGGAACATGCCCGCAAAGCCCTGGCCGATGCTGGCATCGAGTATGGCGGCTGGCTGCCAAACTATAAAGCCGCGGGGGAGTTTGCAAAGTATAAAGTAACCGTGCATGTGCCACGCAGGCCTTACGTAGAGGCACTGCCGGGTATCCCAACCATCCGCCCGTTTGAGGCTATGGCATGTGGCATACCGCTAATTTCTTCTCCTTGGGATGATGCCGAAAACTTGTTCACACCGGGAGAAGACTTCCTGGTGGCCCGCAACGGCGAGGAAATGAAGGCACACCTGCAAACGATCATCAATCAACCCGAAAAAGCAAAAGAAGTGGCCGCGCGAGGCCTCGAAACCATTCGCAACCGCCATACCTGTGCCCACCGGGTAAATGAGCTGGAGAAAGTGTGCCAGGAGTTGGGTATAACCGAGTCAAAAATCTATCTCACCCAAAAAGAGCAAATCCTGAATGAAGAATAA
- a CDS encoding glycosyltransferase — protein sequence MTADTVGGVWTYALELIRALAPFKTHVALATMGAPLTEEQRRQVEDIDNLTLHESSYKLEWMDDPWEEVEKAGEWLLKLKEEVQPDLVHLNGLVHGALDFGVPTLVVVHSCVLSWWRAVKDEEAPQEWNKYKELVTRGLQNAHMVVAPTQAMLHQAEVLYGPFQNSSVVYNGRGQHTFQFGKKEPFVFSMGRVWDEAKNISTLAHIASDLAWPVYIAGDARHPATGKEVELENVHFLGQLTEKEVSDWLSRASIYALPAKYEPFGLTILEAAMSGCALVVGKTDSQAEIWGNAAKYVSPNDADDLRDTINHLIDDEFGRNIMAMRAIKRSHGYTADPMGQDYDHVYRLLLKQVVTA from the coding sequence ATGACAGCAGATACCGTTGGCGGTGTCTGGACGTACGCACTGGAGCTGATCAGGGCACTGGCGCCGTTTAAAACACATGTAGCCTTGGCTACTATGGGGGCCCCTTTAACAGAGGAGCAGCGTCGGCAGGTAGAAGACATCGACAACCTGACCCTCCATGAGAGCAGCTATAAGCTCGAGTGGATGGACGACCCATGGGAGGAGGTGGAAAAGGCAGGAGAGTGGCTACTGAAACTAAAAGAAGAAGTGCAGCCTGACCTGGTACACCTGAACGGCCTGGTTCATGGAGCGCTCGATTTTGGTGTGCCTACGCTGGTAGTAGTGCACTCATGCGTGCTGTCCTGGTGGAGAGCTGTGAAGGATGAAGAAGCTCCTCAGGAGTGGAACAAGTATAAAGAGCTGGTGACCAGAGGCCTGCAAAATGCCCATATGGTAGTTGCGCCAACACAGGCTATGCTACATCAGGCAGAAGTGTTGTACGGGCCGTTCCAGAACAGCTCCGTGGTATATAATGGCCGTGGGCAGCACACCTTCCAGTTTGGAAAGAAGGAGCCTTTCGTGTTTAGCATGGGCCGTGTGTGGGATGAAGCTAAAAACATCTCTACGCTTGCGCACATTGCCTCTGACCTGGCCTGGCCAGTATACATTGCCGGAGATGCCAGACACCCTGCTACAGGCAAGGAAGTAGAGCTGGAAAATGTACATTTCCTGGGCCAGCTTACAGAGAAAGAAGTGTCTGACTGGCTGTCGAGAGCCTCCATCTACGCGCTGCCTGCCAAGTATGAGCCTTTCGGGCTTACCATTCTGGAAGCTGCTATGTCGGGTTGTGCGCTGGTAGTGGGTAAAACAGATAGCCAGGCTGAAATTTGGGGCAACGCTGCCAAATACGTGAGCCCTAACGATGCCGATGACCTGCGCGACACCATTAACCATTTAATAGACGACGAGTTCGGACGAAACATCATGGCCATGCGTGCTATCAAACGTTCTCATGGCTATACGGCTGATCCGATGGGCCAGGACTATGACCACGTGTACCGTCTGCTGCTAAAGCAAGTGGTTACTGCCTAG
- a CDS encoding Gfo/Idh/MocA family protein, with amino-acid sequence MQETILDQAEALSASSSSKTSGAKPKFGFLGVGWIGRNRMEVIAKHKAGEVAYISDTAAQNASEALKSAPEAKQVSSLEAMLRKPELDGIVIATPSAFHAEQSTLALEAGKSVFCQKPLGRNVEETRRVVAAARSNNKLLGVDLSYRFTKAMQEVYKVVQSGELGQVYAIELVFHNAYGPDKAWFYEPKLSGGGCVIDLGVHLVDLALWSMNFPKVKQVHSQLFAKGKPIDICQGKVEDYAAANIELEGSTHMQLSCSWNLPAGQEAIISATFYGTNGGVAFKNVNGSFYDFVAERYYGTKTEQLCSPPDEWMGRAGVAWAARVAKGEGFNEEAEEYVKVAEVLDKIYGR; translated from the coding sequence ATGCAGGAAACTATACTTGATCAGGCGGAAGCCCTTTCAGCATCTTCTTCTTCTAAGACCTCCGGAGCCAAACCAAAATTTGGCTTTTTGGGTGTTGGTTGGATTGGCCGCAACAGAATGGAGGTCATCGCGAAACATAAGGCCGGAGAAGTAGCCTATATATCCGACACAGCTGCTCAAAATGCTTCCGAGGCCCTGAAAAGTGCCCCGGAAGCAAAACAGGTATCCTCCCTGGAGGCTATGCTGCGCAAGCCTGAACTCGACGGTATTGTAATTGCCACCCCAAGTGCCTTCCACGCAGAGCAAAGTACCCTGGCCCTGGAAGCAGGTAAGTCTGTGTTCTGCCAAAAGCCGCTCGGCCGAAATGTGGAAGAGACAAGACGTGTGGTAGCCGCAGCCCGCAGCAATAACAAGCTGCTGGGAGTAGACCTGTCGTACCGTTTCACCAAGGCAATGCAAGAGGTTTACAAAGTAGTGCAGAGCGGTGAGCTGGGACAGGTTTACGCTATCGAGTTGGTATTTCATAATGCTTATGGCCCTGATAAGGCGTGGTTCTATGAGCCAAAGCTGTCCGGCGGTGGCTGCGTGATTGACCTGGGAGTACACCTGGTGGACCTGGCGCTTTGGAGCATGAATTTTCCGAAAGTTAAGCAAGTGCACAGCCAGCTGTTTGCCAAAGGAAAGCCCATAGATATCTGCCAAGGAAAAGTAGAGGACTATGCTGCTGCTAACATTGAGCTGGAAGGTAGCACGCACATGCAGCTAAGCTGCTCCTGGAACCTGCCTGCTGGCCAGGAAGCCATTATTAGCGCCACCTTCTACGGTACAAATGGAGGTGTAGCCTTCAAGAACGTAAACGGTTCTTTCTATGATTTTGTAGCAGAGCGCTACTATGGTACCAAAACCGAGCAGTTGTGTTCCCCACCGGATGAGTGGATGGGCCGTGCCGGGGTAGCATGGGCAGCGCGCGTAGCCAAGGGTGAAGGCTTTAACGAAGAAGCCGAAGAGTATGTAAAAGTAGCAGAGGTATTAGACAAAATTTACGGTAGATAA
- a CDS encoding MDR/zinc-dependent alcohol dehydrogenase-like family protein encodes MQDTLTTDQKVVANTRATTMKAAVVAAPKSVKIEETALPEPKAGQVRIRLEGCGLCASNIPVWEGREWFSYPIAAGNPGHEGWGRIDAVGEGVTTVKPGDRVAALSYNAYAEYDLADADKVVKLPESLVSKPFPGEPLGCAMNIFGRSDIRQGQTVAILGIGFLGALLVQLAKNAGARVIAVSQREFSLNVAKECGADEVIKMDDHYKIIEKVKGLTNGTFCERVIECTGKEWPLNLAGELTAERGRLIIAGFHQDGMRQVNIQLWNWRGLDVINAHERDPKEYINGIKAAVSAVEEGKIDPDRLYTHTYTLNNIDKAFENLTNRPDGFVKALITY; translated from the coding sequence ATGCAAGACACGCTTACAACTGACCAGAAGGTTGTGGCCAACACCCGGGCCACCACCATGAAAGCCGCCGTTGTTGCGGCACCCAAAAGTGTAAAAATAGAGGAAACTGCCCTGCCCGAGCCAAAAGCCGGGCAGGTGCGTATCCGGCTGGAGGGCTGCGGCCTTTGTGCCTCCAACATTCCTGTTTGGGAAGGACGCGAGTGGTTCAGCTATCCTATAGCGGCTGGTAACCCGGGCCATGAAGGATGGGGGAGGATTGATGCCGTAGGCGAGGGGGTAACCACCGTGAAGCCTGGCGACCGTGTAGCCGCCCTTTCTTACAACGCTTATGCAGAGTACGACCTGGCTGACGCCGACAAGGTGGTGAAGCTGCCGGAGTCTTTGGTTAGCAAGCCTTTCCCGGGTGAACCGCTAGGCTGTGCCATGAACATCTTTGGGCGCAGCGATATTAGACAGGGGCAGACAGTGGCTATACTGGGTATTGGTTTCCTTGGTGCGCTGCTGGTGCAGCTGGCTAAAAATGCCGGTGCCCGGGTTATCGCCGTGTCACAGAGAGAGTTCTCTTTAAATGTTGCAAAAGAGTGTGGCGCGGACGAGGTAATCAAAATGGATGATCACTATAAAATTATAGAAAAAGTTAAAGGACTGACAAACGGAACCTTCTGCGAACGCGTAATAGAGTGCACCGGAAAGGAGTGGCCGCTCAACCTGGCAGGTGAACTCACCGCTGAACGCGGCAGGCTGATTATCGCCGGTTTCCATCAGGATGGCATGCGTCAGGTAAATATCCAACTTTGGAACTGGCGAGGTTTAGACGTTATCAATGCCCACGAACGCGATCCTAAAGAGTACATTAACGGTATAAAAGCCGCCGTGTCTGCCGTAGAGGAAGGTAAAATTGACCCCGACAGGCTGTACACGCACACGTATACTTTAAATAATATAGACAAAGCATTCGAGAATCTCACAAACCGCCCCGACGGATTTGTTAAAGCCCTTATAACCTACTAA